From the candidate division WOR-3 bacterium genome, the window GATATACATTTATACACGCAATACGAAAACCTCCCAGACATCCGTCAGGAACTTTTTCTACAATTTCAGCAGGATAAGGGTTTTGAGATCCATAAACAATCGGATCCGGCGGAATAAATTCACTTTGTTTATTAGAAGAAATAGGGCGTACTGCCTGTCCGGGGTATGGCAGAAATGTACCAGGCAATTCTTCTGTTTCAAGAGAAACTACTTCTACATTTCTTACCTTAGCATCTGGTGGGATTACAAAATAGAGCGGTATTACAGGGACAATCGGTGCGCCCTTTTCCATTGTTGTGGGACTACCAGCGTAAGCAATAAAATCATAGTTATCAACCTTTGTAATAATCAATTCTGCCCGATCAAAAGTCAGTTCTTGCGTAATTACGCCCGAAAACAAAAGCAAAGGTATCAAAAAACACAAAAAAGGCTTAAGCCTCATAAAACCTCCTAAATTCTCAATAGCCAATGTAATATTATAATAATAATTTTCTCAAAATCAACACCTTTGTTGTTTGTAATTCCTTAACCGCTTTGGCTGTTCACTTCTGACTTCTATCTTCCCACCTCTTACTCCCATCATCTCGCTTCCAATCCCAAGAAAACATTCTATAAAAATGGAGATGACTTAACTTTCTTTTTCTTTATTAATTTCTGCAATTCTTACAATCTTTCTCTCAAAATCTTCGCAATCCTCTTGCCTGCAAAACCATCCCAGTATTTTGGTTTCTTTGGCCTTTCTGTTTTTTTTGGCTCGAGTAGGATCTTAGATGCCTCTTTAATTATCTTCTTCGGGTCATTGCCCACAAGTTTATTTGTTCCCTGAGTGATTGTAATCGGCCTCTCGGTATTTTCGCGTAATGTCAAACACGGAATCCCCAGAATTGTCGTCTCCTCCTGTATTCCACCGGAATCAGTAAGCACAATTGATGCACCACTCATTAATGAAAGAAACTCAAGATAACCAAGCGGCTCAGTGAATTTAATTCCCTTTTTGAATTCGGGCTCATAAAGAAGAAAATGAATGTTATCCAGTTGCCTGTCAGTTCTGGGATGGACCGGAAATACAATCGGCACAATCTTTGAAATCTCGCTTATTGCATCTATTATCTTTTGCAGAACATTTATATCATCAACATTTGAAGGTCTGTGCAATGTAACGACACCATATCGACCTACATCAAGACCGAGCATTTCAAGGATTTTTATTTTTTTCGCCACAGTGCAATGTTTGAGTAAAGAATCTATCATTGTATTACCCACAAAAAAGATCTTTTCCGGAGCAATCCCTTCTCTCAATAAATTCCTATTTGCATCCTCACAGGTTGTGAATAAAAAATCTGAAATCTGGTCGGTTAACAAACGATTGATCTCCTCAGGCATTGTCCGGTCAAAACTACGCAATCC encodes:
- the wecB gene encoding UDP-N-acetylglucosamine 2-epimerase (non-hydrolyzing) codes for the protein MKKIVILVGARPNFMKAAPVYNELKKIKRFKTFIVHSGQHYDKAMSKVFFRDLALPKPKIYLGVGSGTHAEQTAKVMMEFEKVCFKEKPDLVIVVGDVNTTLAGALTAAKLCIPVAHVEAGLRSFDRTMPEEINRLLTDQISDFLFTTCEDANRNLLREGIAPEKIFFVGNTMIDSLLKHCTVAKKIKILEMLGLDVGRYGVVTLHRPSNVDDINVLQKIIDAISEISKIVPIVFPVHPRTDRQLDNIHFLLYEPEFKKGIKFTEPLGYLEFLSLMSGASIVLTDSGGIQEETTILGIPCLTLRENTERPITITQGTNKLVGNDPKKIIKEASKILLEPKKTERPKKPKYWDGFAGKRIAKILRERL